The genomic stretch GGTTGGATGTACAAAAGGGCCTTCAGCAACAGTCTGAAAAACTTTTTCGGAACCAACAATCGTCATCATCATAAAATGAGTGAAAATAAGGGAAAGGATGAAAAATATCGTCCATTTTAATGATCTTTTCCAGATTTTTTCGCTGTTCCATTCCTGTCTGTCCAATTTCATCTGTCGGTTTCGATCGCCTTCAATAGCAAATTCTATTTTACGGAAGACAGATTCCAAAAAAATAGTCTGCGGACAAATCCAGCCACAGAATATTCTGCCAAATGCAATGGTAAAAATAATGATACACACTAAGGCAACTATAGCTCCTAAAGTCAAAAGGAAAAAATCCTGGGGATAAAATGGCTGCCCAAAAATAAAAAACTCTCTGTCGATTACATTAAGCAATATAAAAGGGTTTCCGTTTATTTTAACAAAAGGAACTGCCAAATAAAAAGCTAATAAAATGTAAGCAACAATAGTTCGGTAATTGGTGTATTTGCCTTTTGGTTTTTTGGGAAAAACCCATTTTCTTTTTCCTGATTGCTCCATTGTTCCAATAGAGTCGCGGTAAGTTTCTGGACTTAAAACTTGTCCTTGTCCGCCTTGAAGTTCTGTATTTTCAGTTGAAGGCATGGTATATTTGTTTTTGTGAGGTGGTAATTTGTATTACGTTATAATTTACAAATACAAGACCATTGTCTAGGTTCTAGATATTTAAATTTTTGATTATAGATTAGTTATAATTGTAATCATAATAAGCTTTTTAAAATTGAAATATTAAGACAAAGTAAAATTTTGTGAGTTTCAGATCTATATTGTTGAGATATAAAAATTTTAGCATTATGATTACAAGCATACTCTAAAAGATGTTTAATTACTAAATTCGGTTAACACTAATCGAATCATCAATAATTAATATGAAAAACTCAATTCATCCGAATTAAAATAATTTGATCTGTGCATTTCGTGTCAGCATACTTATTGATTGTAAAGTTTTAAAATTTGCAATTGATTGCACGATAAAGTAATTTCTTTTAAACTTTTTAAAAACCTATTTATGGAACTTGAAAAAAATCTGCTGTCCGGAATAGGTCAGTTATTGTTAGATATGAAAGAAAGCGTATCGGTTGCAGAAAGTGTAACTTCTGGTTTTTTGCAGTTTTCATTTTCACAAATGCCTGATGCTTCAAAATTCTATAAGGGCGGAATTACGGCCTATACCTTAGAAGAAAAAGTGAAATTTTTAAAGGTTAATAAAGATGAAGCCGAAAGTTGGGATTGTGTTTCCGAGCATATTGCTGAAGTGATGGCTTTGCATATTGCCGAATCTTTTAGTACCGATTGGGGAATAGCTGTTACAGGATACGCAACTCCGGTAGAAAAGTCTGATAACAAAATTTTTGCTTATTTCAGTTTTAGTTATAAAAATGCTGTAATTTTTACAAAAAAGCTTGATTTACATCCCAGAACAGAGGCGGAAAATGTCCAGATTTATTATTCCGAATTTATTTTAGGATGTTTCAAGACTTACTTAGAACAACACAAATCAGATAGTATTTAACAATTATTTTAAATCATAAAATAAGACTATGAACAATTTACAACTAAAAAATAAAACGGCTCTCATTACAGGAGCAGATAGTGGAATTGGTAAAGCTATAGCTCTACTTTTTGCTAAAGAAGGAGCCAATATTGCAATTATTTACCACAGTGATGATGAAGACGCCGAAAAAACTCAAAAAGAAATACTGGCTTTTGGAAACGGATGTATAATAATGAAAGGGGATATCAATGAAAATGATTTTTGTGAAAAAGCAGGCAAAGAGGTTGTTGAAAAGTTTGGTAGAATTGATATTTTAATCAATAATGCAGGAACACAAACTCCACAGGATGATATTTCAAAATTAAAAGAAGAAGATATTCGCACAACCTTCAACTCAAATATTATCGGAATGATCTTATTATCAAAAGCGGTTTTTCCTTATTTAAAAGGGGGTAGTAGCGTAATAAATACCACTTCAGCAGTTGCATATCAAGGTCACGAAGAACTTTTAGATTATGCTGCAACAAAAGGCGCAATCGTTTCCTTCACAAGATCATTGGCATTGCAGTCTAAACCAAAAGGAATAAGAGTAAATGCGGTAGCACCCGGTCCTGTTGCTACACCTTTAACGAAAGAAACTTTTGGTGAGAAAGAAGAAGATGAAAGTAAATCGCCCTTACAAAGAAATGCATCAACTGAAGAAGTTGCACCGAGTTATCTTTTTCTGGCTACAGAAGCATCAGCACAAATTACAGGACAGGTTTTGCATCCAAATGGCGGAATTATTGTAAACGGGTAAAAGTTAATTTTAAATTTCAAATAAGAACGGTAAGATAATTCTTACCGTTTTTGTTTTAATTAAGCTTAGAGTTATTTTTCTTCTTTATTAAAACTCACTACATCAAAAAGGCCATCGGATGAGTATTTTTTACAGCTTTCATCATCAAATTTTTCTGGATTCTTCAGGAAATCATCGATAAATTTTTTACTCTCATCAGTATTGGCGGGAGCAATCACAAGGTGAAACATATTTAATACAGATTCATCTGC from Chryseobacterium indoltheticum encodes the following:
- a CDS encoding CinA family protein; its protein translation is MELEKNLLSGIGQLLLDMKESVSVAESVTSGFLQFSFSQMPDASKFYKGGITAYTLEEKVKFLKVNKDEAESWDCVSEHIAEVMALHIAESFSTDWGIAVTGYATPVEKSDNKIFAYFSFSYKNAVIFTKKLDLHPRTEAENVQIYYSEFILGCFKTYLEQHKSDSI
- a CDS encoding SDR family oxidoreductase, with the translated sequence MNNLQLKNKTALITGADSGIGKAIALLFAKEGANIAIIYHSDDEDAEKTQKEILAFGNGCIIMKGDINENDFCEKAGKEVVEKFGRIDILINNAGTQTPQDDISKLKEEDIRTTFNSNIIGMILLSKAVFPYLKGGSSVINTTSAVAYQGHEELLDYAATKGAIVSFTRSLALQSKPKGIRVNAVAPGPVATPLTKETFGEKEEDESKSPLQRNASTEEVAPSYLFLATEASAQITGQVLHPNGGIIVNG